One Neodiprion pinetum isolate iyNeoPine1 chromosome 1, iyNeoPine1.2, whole genome shotgun sequence genomic window carries:
- the LOC124219271 gene encoding peptidyl-prolyl cis-trans isomerase sig-7: MAVVIETTVGDFTVDLFTAERPQTCRNFLKLCKIKYYNWSLFHSVQSSFIAQTGDPTGTGKGGESVYGIVLGEKARYYEAEQMPKIKHDRMGLISMVNCGNNMLGSQFFITLGSELQSLDGEHCVFGEITEGLEVVLKFNEAICDGDFRPYQDIRISHTVILEDPYDDPLGLVIPDKSPERTKEALMSDRIGADEVIDDTAGMTAEEIVEMRKEREAKARATILEIVGDLPDADMAPPENVLFVCKLNPVTGDDDLEIIFSRFGKVVGCEVIRDRQTGDSLQYAFVEFADRKSCEDAYFKMDNVLIDDRRIHVDFSQSVSKMRWRGKGKGIQYYDDKEKVNQNHGNSHETNNKNGREQKIQDYDKDKERKCSLREESERKRYHQENRKHTPLDETHRKNNKNNDRRSHDRETTRNYYPRNYSWERPKNTYNQSKTDTGGRRKDESGRYRSEKNKKRDDNYRSRDRRDDNRSNNNDERGTGRDRRHREDFERDRRVSNVMTRHEERKDRVNNKWEEDQRKKGQNEQRHRSDGDGQIRYRNDKGSNKNGRKGNIDVRGREVHYSSKDRRIESAHKEVEKTARSKETESVPENRNSKSQKMSSSSSSEDSSSESESKSSSESDKKTKSSKKKLRKRKHTTTSSDSSDSDEPKNKIKKKKRRKDTSDSDDSDNKKVSKKKSDAQIKRKQKLKKKQLDYENAKKLKSKGKKAGEGKKKLKNKKSRRTKVSSSSESESSGSSSDSSQSDSRKKKTKSSTKVKKIKKSKKSRKQTESSSSSD, encoded by the exons AAAGCTAGGTACTATGAAGCAGAACAGATgccaaaaataaaacatgacAGGATGGGTTTGATATCGATGGTCAATTGTGGCAACAATATGTTGGgatcacaatttttcatcactctTGGATCTGAACTTCAGTCTCTAGATGGAGAACATTGCGTTTTTGGTGAAATCACAGAAGGATTAGAGGTTGTCCTTAAATTTAATGAAGCAATATGCGACGGAGATTTCAGACCTTACCAAGATATTAGAATTTCGCACACTGTTATTCTAGAAGACCCGTACGACGATCCACTGGGATTAGTCATTCCAGACAAAAGTCCAGAGCGTACCAAGGAAGCTTTGATG aGTGACAGAATCGGAGCTGATGAAGTCATTGACGATACAGCAGGCATGACTGCCGAGGAGATAGTGGagatgagaaaagaaagagaggcaAAGGCACGAGCTACCATCCTTGAAATTGTCGGAGATCTGCCTGATGCTGATATGGCACCACCTGAAAACGTTTTGTTTGTCTGTAAACTAAACCCAGTGACTGGTGATGATGATTTAGAAATCATATTCAGCAGATTTGGAAAAGTTGTTGG CTGTGAAGTTATAAGAGATCGTCAAACTGGAGATTCGTTGCAGTATGCATTTGTCGAATTTGCGGATCGAAAGAGTTGTGAAGATGCATATTTTAAGATGGACAATGTACTGATTGACGATCGACGAATACACGTTGATTTCTCCCAATCGGTATCAAAAATGCGTTGGCGTGGTAAAGGAAAGGGGATTCAGTATTATGACGACAAAGAGAAAGTGAACCAAAATCATGGGAACTCACATGAAACTAATAACAAAAATGGTAGAGAACAAAAGATTCAAGACTATGATAAagacaaagaaagaaagtgtTCTCTCAGGGAGGAGAGTGAAAGAAAACGGTATCACCAGGAAAACAGAAAGCATACACCGCTAGATGAGACACATAGgaagaataacaaaaataatgataGACGATCTCATGACAGAGAGACCACTCGGAACTATTATCCGAGAAATTATTCGTGGGAAAGACCTAAAAATACCTATAATCAGAGCAAAACAGATACGGGTGGAAGAAGGAAAGACGAATCAGGCAGATACAGATcagaaaagaacaaaaaacgaGACGACAACTATAGAAGCAGAGATCGTAGAGATGATAACAGGAGTAACAATAATGATGAGAGAGGTACTGGCAGAGATAGAAGACATAGGGAAGACTTTGAACGCGACAGAAGG GTATCTAACGTAATGACGAGGCACGAGGAAAGGAAAGACCGAGTAAACAATAAATGGGAAGAAGATCAACGAAAAAAAGGGCAAAATGAACAGAGACACAGAAGCGATGGTGATGGACAAATTAGATACCGAAATGACAAGGGGTCGAACAAAAATGGGCGAAAAGGTAACATTGATGTTAGGGGAAGAGAAGTTCATTATAGTTCAAAAGATAGACGAATAGAATCTGCACATAAGGAGGTTGAAAAAACAGCCAGGAGCAAGGAAACAGAAAGTGTACCAGAAAATCGTAATTCAAAATCACAGAAAATGAGCAGTAGCTCATCGTCTGAGGACTCATCAAGTGAATCAGAATCTAAATCAAGCTCTGAGTCTGATAAAAAAACTaaaagttcaaagaaaaaattgagaaaaagaaaacataccACGACATCAAGTGATTCTTCAGATTCGGATGagccaaaaaataaaattaagaagaaaaagcgGCGTAAGGACACCTCTGACTCAGATGATAGTGACAACAAGAAAgtctctaaaaaaaaatctgatgcacaaatcaaacgaaaacagaaactgaagaaaaaacagcttgaTTATGAAAATGCGAAGAAGCTGAAATCAAAGGGAAAAAAGGCTGGTGAAGGTAAGAagaaactaaaaaataagaaatcgaGAAGAACGAAAGTAAGTTCGTCCTCCGAGAGTGAATCTTCAGGGTCCAGTTCAGATAGCTCACAATCTGATtctcgaaaaaagaaaacaaagtcATCcacaaaagtgaaaaagataaaaaaatcaaaaaaatcaagaaaacaAACTGAATCGAGTTCGAGTTCTGACTGA